The following proteins come from a genomic window of Candidatus Saccharibacteria bacterium oral taxon 488:
- a CDS encoding isochorismatase family protein codes for METVKPTRNVLVAVDVQHDFIDGSLAVAEGEQVVAPLNTIAETVRHHDGQVVFTRDWHPAKTPHFSNFGGQWPVHCVAGTTGAAFHDKLDVQPNDIIINKGMGQSGGYSGWEGQSDTGETLETIIKPRTPREKVKVFLGGLATDFCVKATALDIANNFRDDARVSIYLLREAIRAVGLTPTDEEEALAAMKEARVLAVSTSEAKMMIKRSVQ; via the coding sequence ATGGAAACAGTAAAACCAACTCGAAATGTACTTGTTGCCGTTGATGTGCAGCATGATTTTATCGATGGCAGCCTAGCAGTTGCCGAGGGTGAACAGGTCGTTGCCCCGCTCAATACCATCGCCGAGACGGTGCGGCACCATGATGGACAGGTAGTTTTTACTCGCGACTGGCACCCTGCTAAAACACCACATTTTAGTAATTTTGGTGGCCAGTGGCCAGTTCATTGTGTCGCTGGCACAACCGGCGCTGCCTTTCATGATAAGCTTGACGTGCAGCCCAATGATATTATTATCAATAAAGGCATGGGTCAAAGTGGCGGGTACTCTGGCTGGGAGGGTCAAAGTGACACGGGCGAGACGCTGGAGACCATCATCAAACCACGAACACCTCGCGAGAAGGTTAAAGTATTTCTCGGCGGGCTCGCAACTGACTTTTGCGTCAAAGCGACTGCACTGGATATTGCCAACAACTTCCGAGACGATGCGCGAGTTTCAATCTATCTACTGCGAGAGGCTATCCGTGCCGTCGGACTCACACCAACTGACGAAGAAGAGGCCTTAGCCGCCATGAAAGAGGCCCGCGTCCTGGCGGTTTCAACCAGTGAGGCTAAAATGATGATCAAAAGGAGTGTTCAATGA
- the rny gene encoding ribonuclease Y, which yields MVGIVIGGLVGAALGVGGFYAYQRTRQANGKSQIERDIAEAKSKASDIVLKAKDEALKIENERRREWQKTESRLADREQTLDRKLDELDKRAEKLRTHEDEVDNLKEEIRTIRTRQQEKLEKIAGLKKKDAADKLMQMTERDIKNDLVSLVSKLQHEAMDDAEERAQMILLTAMERMSSEVTAERTVTAVKLTDDEMKGRIIGKEGRNIQALQRETGVDILVDDTPGMIVLSSFDPIRRQVARLSLEMLMKDGRIHPARIEEVVAKAKKQIDKEVKQAGEDAMRETGVVGIPKEMQRLLGELKFRTSYGQNVLKHSTEMAQMAGMIAEEIGADVRITKIATLLHDVGKAVTHKIEGKHHHIGAELARKYGMDERIVHAIEAHHDDIEATTPEALIVRVCDAASAARPGARNISAENFAERMRDLENVATSFAGVDKAYAISAGREVRVIVRSEDIDDLSAFKLSRDIATKIESTMQYPGTIKVNVIRETRAIEYAK from the coding sequence ATGGTAGGAATAGTTATTGGCGGCTTGGTTGGCGCGGCACTTGGCGTGGGCGGTTTTTACGCCTATCAGCGAACAAGGCAAGCTAACGGCAAGTCACAAATTGAGCGTGACATCGCCGAGGCAAAAAGTAAGGCCAGCGACATTGTCCTGAAAGCTAAGGACGAAGCCTTAAAAATCGAAAATGAGCGCCGGCGCGAATGGCAAAAGACCGAGAGCCGGTTGGCGGATCGCGAGCAGACGCTGGATCGGAAATTGGACGAACTAGATAAGCGGGCGGAGAAGCTGCGCACGCACGAAGATGAGGTTGACAATCTCAAGGAAGAGATTCGCACTATTCGCACGCGTCAGCAGGAGAAGCTCGAGAAGATTGCGGGCCTAAAGAAAAAGGATGCTGCCGACAAGCTCATGCAAATGACCGAGCGCGATATCAAGAACGACCTGGTTAGCTTGGTGTCGAAATTACAACATGAGGCTATGGATGATGCCGAAGAACGGGCGCAGATGATCTTGCTCACGGCGATGGAGCGGATGAGCAGCGAGGTAACGGCTGAGCGAACAGTCACGGCTGTCAAGCTGACTGATGATGAGATGAAAGGTCGAATCATTGGCAAAGAAGGTCGCAACATTCAGGCGTTGCAGCGCGAAACTGGTGTCGATATTTTGGTGGATGACACGCCGGGTATGATTGTGCTCTCAAGCTTTGATCCAATTCGCCGGCAAGTGGCTCGCTTGAGCCTCGAGATGCTGATGAAAGATGGCCGCATCCATCCAGCGCGCATCGAAGAAGTCGTCGCCAAGGCGAAAAAACAGATCGATAAAGAAGTCAAGCAGGCTGGCGAGGATGCCATGCGCGAGACGGGCGTCGTCGGCATCCCGAAGGAAATGCAGCGACTGCTAGGTGAGCTGAAATTCCGAACGAGTTACGGGCAGAACGTATTGAAGCATTCCACCGAGATGGCTCAGATGGCTGGAATGATCGCTGAGGAAATTGGTGCCGATGTCCGCATCACGAAAATCGCGACACTGCTGCATGACGTTGGCAAGGCGGTGACGCACAAGATCGAGGGCAAGCATCACCACATCGGTGCCGAGCTAGCGCGCAAATACGGCATGGATGAGCGGATCGTTCACGCCATCGAAGCGCATCACGATGATATCGAGGCGACGACACCAGAGGCACTGATCGTGCGAGTGTGCGACGCTGCCAGCGCTGCTCGGCCAGGAGCGCGCAATATTTCGGCTGAGAACTTTGCTGAGCGGATGCGTGATCTAGAAAATGTAGCAACCAGCTTTGCCGGCGTTGATAAGGCCTATGCGATATCGGCCGGGCGTGAAGTGCGGGTGATTGTCCGGTCAGAGGACATTGATGATCTAAGCGCATTTAAGTTATCGCGCGATATTGCCACCAAGATTGAATCGACCATGCAGTACCCAGGTACCATCAAGGTTAACGTTATCCGCGAAACACGGGCGATCGAGTACGCAAAATGA
- the pncB gene encoding nicotinate phosphoribosyltransferase — MNREPKLSQGLDYYKATMGQLEYDKHPDAEVTFTLKNRTPTLLSEFVSAEELRDRLDRLANGWQPNEIAYLASLQNQDGTAQFTPEYLDFLRDNPLPPVDIGYDKRGDLAVSATGKWPLVTFWETVVMSELNELYFQNKLAREGSSLKELYAEGDRRLSEKIGMLRHRPDIKFSDFGTRRRFSYDWQKHVIERVASELPDNFVGTSNIYLAHELGLRPIGTFAHELPMVYAALADKAGDNPLSGHNQVLQDWQQLYGKGLSTALTDTFTTEFFFADFTPEQMASWQALRHDSGDPMQFGDMVIAFYEQHGIDPHEKTIVFSDGLDIETIIKLADYFKDRIKVTFGWGTTLTNDLGVKANNFVMKATAVDGVPTVKLSDVEGKHTGPDDKIEEYKTHVKTAIGHQALRQSVAA, encoded by the coding sequence ATGAACCGTGAACCTAAATTATCACAGGGACTAGATTATTATAAAGCGACCATGGGGCAGCTGGAGTACGACAAGCATCCTGATGCCGAGGTCACCTTTACCTTGAAAAATCGCACCCCTACCCTGCTATCGGAATTTGTAAGCGCAGAAGAATTACGTGACCGACTCGATAGATTAGCAAATGGCTGGCAGCCCAATGAGATCGCCTATCTCGCCAGCCTACAAAATCAAGACGGCACAGCACAATTCACGCCAGAATACCTTGACTTTTTACGTGACAATCCCCTGCCACCTGTTGACATTGGTTATGATAAGCGCGGCGATTTAGCAGTTAGTGCTACGGGGAAATGGCCGCTGGTCACATTCTGGGAAACAGTGGTCATGAGCGAACTAAACGAATTATATTTCCAGAATAAACTTGCCCGCGAAGGTAGTTCGCTCAAAGAACTATACGCCGAAGGAGATCGCCGATTAAGCGAGAAAATTGGCATGTTACGACATCGCCCAGATATTAAATTCTCTGACTTCGGCACTCGACGACGGTTTAGCTACGACTGGCAGAAACACGTCATCGAGCGTGTTGCCAGTGAACTGCCTGACAATTTCGTTGGCACTTCAAATATTTATTTGGCGCATGAGCTTGGCTTACGACCGATTGGTACATTTGCACATGAATTACCGATGGTTTACGCGGCACTGGCCGACAAGGCTGGTGACAATCCACTGAGTGGTCACAATCAAGTACTCCAAGATTGGCAGCAACTGTATGGCAAAGGTTTATCAACTGCCTTAACTGACACGTTTACGACAGAGTTCTTTTTCGCTGACTTCACGCCGGAGCAAATGGCTTCATGGCAAGCCCTGCGTCATGACTCTGGTGACCCGATGCAGTTTGGTGACATGGTGATTGCATTTTATGAACAACACGGTATTGATCCGCACGAAAAGACGATCGTCTTTAGCGATGGACTGGATATCGAGACAATTATCAAACTGGCTGATTATTTCAAGGATCGTATCAAGGTGACATTTGGCTGGGGCACAACACTGACAAACGACCTCGGGGTTAAGGCGAATAATTTCGTCATGAAAGCCACGGCGGTTGATGGTGTGCCGACAGTTAAACTGAGCGACGTTGAGGGTAAGCACACGGGCCCAGACGATAAAATTGAAGAATATAAAACACATGTAAAAACAGCGATCGGACATCAGGCGTTACGCCAATCGGTTGCCGCATGA
- a CDS encoding NUDIX hydrolase → MKYTKPYVPPTLTVDAVIFQISNDTLEVLLLKRPNEPFKGEWALPGGYNAKGETTIAALRRIVTQKTGVDVESDLSYIEQLYTFDTVDRDPRGHAVSVTYLGCGRAIMLDEATSHATFFDVHNLPPLAYDHASIVEYARERLIAKLTYTNAVSAFLGRRFTLTQLQNAYEIIFDREFDKRNFRKKFLSLNLIHETNELWRDGAHRPAKLYEFNSQNLETLSRSFD, encoded by the coding sequence ATGAAATACACGAAACCATACGTTCCACCGACGCTCACCGTTGATGCAGTGATATTTCAGATTAGTAACGACACTCTAGAAGTCCTGCTCCTAAAGCGCCCCAATGAGCCTTTCAAGGGTGAATGGGCGCTACCCGGCGGATACAACGCCAAAGGTGAGACGACGATAGCCGCACTGAGACGTATTGTTACCCAAAAAACAGGCGTGGATGTCGAAAGTGACTTGAGCTACATTGAGCAACTCTACACCTTTGACACAGTTGACCGTGACCCACGAGGACATGCTGTATCAGTGACGTACCTCGGGTGTGGACGCGCTATCATGCTCGACGAGGCGACGTCACATGCAACATTTTTTGATGTACATAATCTACCGCCGCTGGCTTATGATCACGCCAGCATTGTTGAATACGCCAGAGAACGACTGATCGCCAAGCTAACATACACGAATGCTGTGTCGGCATTTCTGGGGCGGCGTTTTACCCTGACCCAACTACAGAACGCCTATGAAATTATCTTTGATCGTGAATTTGATAAGCGTAATTTTCGCAAAAAATTCCTCAGCCTCAACCTCATTCATGAAACCAACGAGCTGTGGCGTGACGGCGCACACCGTCCAGCAAAACTATACGAATTTAATTCCCAGAATCTCGAGACGTTATCGCGGAGCTTTGATTAG
- a CDS encoding 2,3-diphosphoglycerate-dependent phosphoglycerate mutase has translation MMGTLVISRHGESEWNLLGKWTGWTDVGLTEKGRADTVRLGALLKDIRFDEAYTSALQRTHQTLDALLEGCGEGSLPTTQAAELNERDYGDLTGKNKWEVKAEIGEEAFNGIRRGWDYPVPGGETLKDVYARVVPYFEREILPKLQAGENILLVAHGNSIRALMKHLDHVPEADMAHVEMPFGQLLVYTFEPTSDLPTNKDVLSVEIEAVNA, from the coding sequence ATGATGGGAACATTGGTTATCAGTCGACACGGCGAGAGTGAATGGAATCTGCTCGGCAAGTGGACGGGCTGGACGGACGTGGGTCTCACGGAAAAGGGGCGGGCCGACACGGTGCGACTAGGCGCGCTACTCAAAGACATCAGGTTTGACGAGGCGTATACGTCGGCGCTGCAGCGGACGCACCAAACGCTGGACGCATTGCTTGAGGGGTGCGGTGAGGGCAGTTTACCAACGACACAGGCGGCCGAGCTGAACGAGCGTGACTACGGTGATCTGACCGGTAAAAATAAGTGGGAAGTCAAGGCGGAGATTGGCGAGGAAGCCTTCAACGGTATCCGGCGCGGCTGGGACTATCCGGTACCGGGCGGTGAAACGCTCAAAGATGTTTATGCGCGGGTCGTGCCATATTTTGAGCGGGAGATACTACCGAAATTACAGGCGGGTGAGAACATTCTATTGGTGGCGCATGGTAATTCTATCCGTGCGTTAATGAAGCACCTCGACCACGTACCAGAAGCAGATATGGCCCATGTGGAAATGCCGTTTGGTCAGTTACTGGTTTACACCTTTGAGCCGACGTCTGATCTACCGACGAATAAAGATGTGCTGTCGGTGGAGATTGAGGCGGTGAACGCGTAG
- a CDS encoding NUDIX hydrolase encodes MIKSGWLPYEEWQKAQDTRIASAALLIENSAGELLTVKAYYKTHWSLPGGMVDAGETPLQAALRETQEEVGLVVTEEEVSFFAVASRSSDKGLAHQYVFRAVLDDERLERIVLQQSEIDAYQFMSRDAVLASNEGFAWSIPHWAHHQPGGYVETRIVDGDDERQEAVTQFVGFGS; translated from the coding sequence ATGATAAAAAGTGGTTGGTTACCGTATGAGGAATGGCAGAAAGCGCAGGACACTCGGATCGCCAGCGCCGCGCTGCTGATCGAAAATTCAGCGGGCGAGCTGCTCACGGTCAAGGCATATTACAAGACGCATTGGAGTCTGCCTGGTGGTATGGTTGACGCTGGCGAAACGCCGCTACAGGCAGCACTTCGCGAAACCCAGGAAGAGGTCGGGCTGGTGGTTACTGAGGAGGAAGTTTCGTTTTTCGCGGTGGCGTCACGCTCCAGCGACAAAGGACTGGCGCATCAATATGTGTTCAGGGCAGTGCTGGATGATGAGCGATTGGAACGAATTGTCTTGCAGCAGTCGGAAATTGATGCCTATCAGTTCATGAGTCGCGACGCAGTGCTGGCAAGCAATGAAGGATTCGCGTGGTCGATACCACATTGGGCTCATCATCAGCCAGGCGGTTATGTCGAGACGCGAATCGTTGATGGCGATGACGAACGTCAAGAGGCGGTTACGCAATTCGTGGGATTTGGTTCGTAG
- the tsaE gene encoding tRNA (adenosine(37)-N6)-threonylcarbamoyltransferase complex ATPase subunit type 1 TsaE produces MNQIITSTAAMQRLGQVIGRNLKGGEVIELVGDIGAGKTTLTKGVAKGLDIIEPVQSPTFTISRVYQSPGDLTLAHYDFYRLGEAGIMAEEIREVTMQPQTVTVVEWAGAVEQVLPADRLTARILAIDEQSRRVTLSAGGPTSQTLLAAISAADEELG; encoded by the coding sequence ATGAACCAAATTATTACCAGCACCGCAGCGATGCAGCGGCTGGGTCAAGTGATTGGGCGCAACCTGAAGGGTGGTGAGGTGATTGAGCTGGTCGGGGACATCGGCGCTGGCAAGACGACGCTAACGAAAGGTGTTGCCAAGGGGCTCGACATTATTGAACCGGTGCAGAGCCCGACGTTTACTATTTCCCGTGTGTACCAGTCACCGGGCGACTTGACGCTGGCTCATTATGATTTTTATCGATTGGGTGAGGCGGGCATTATGGCGGAGGAAATTCGCGAGGTAACCATGCAACCACAGACCGTGACAGTGGTTGAGTGGGCGGGTGCCGTCGAGCAGGTGCTGCCGGCCGATCGACTGACGGCGAGGATTCTAGCAATTGACGAGCAATCGCGGCGTGTCACACTGAGTGCTGGCGGGCCGACGAGCCAGACGCTCCTCGCGGCAATCAGCGCGGCGGACGAGGAGTTGGGGTGA